One Rouxiella sp. S1S-2 genomic window, CACTATTCCGTTTATTTTTATTCTGGTGAGCTCGCCCGCCGACACCTGGATTGTGGCACTCATTACCGGTATAGGATTCATTCTCGGTTCGCTGTTTAGCTTCTATATGATTTATCGTGAAAAGTGGATTGAATGGAGCCGACCAAATCTGGAACAAGTAAAAGAACTGATTCAGGACGGGAGATACATCTTCTTATCCAATATTGCAGGCAGCCTTTATGTAAACAGTATTCCGGTGTTTCTCGGCCTTGCGGCTGGACCGGTTACCGTGGGTTTTTACGTTGCCGCCGACCGCATCAGGCAGGCCGTACAGGGACTGATGAGCCCGGTAACCAGCGTGTTTTATCCACGTATTAGCGCATTAATGTCGACCGATAAAGTGAAAGGCCTAAAAATGATCAGGATGCTACTGGTCGGGCAAAATGCGGTGGCGTTGTTTATGACACTGTTCTTAATGATATTTTCATCGCAAATCATCCATCTTTTTTACGGCGAAACCTATCAGGAATCGGTGTCTATTTTAGCGCTCCTCGCCCCGCTTATTTTCTTTATTAGCGTGAGCACCGTCTTAGGCGTACAGGGAATGCTGATTATTGGGATGAGAAAAGAATTTAGCCAAATTCTCTGGCTTGGCGCTATTCTCAATACCGCGATCATCTTCCCATTGATAGGGTTAGCCGGTGCAGATGGCGCAGCTATTTCTGTGCTGTTTACCGAGGCTCTTGTC contains:
- a CDS encoding flippase, encoding MNKTMVKNILSLFMIQGAGYILPLITLPYLVRVLGPSEYGVLGFSLAFVQYFTLLVQYGFDLSATNKIAIHKDNKTLVSQVFWGVLFCKTILVVLGALVMMAIILLVPSLKEYSTVIIVSYTSVIGAAYVPSWLFQGKEKMGWMAISNILAKIVTIPFIFILVSSPADTWIVALITGIGFILGSLFSFYMIYREKWIEWSRPNLEQVKELIQDGRYIFLSNIAGSLYVNSIPVFLGLAAGPVTVGFYVAADRIRQAVQGLMSPVTSVFYPRISALMSTDKVKGLKMIRMLLVGQNAVALFMTLFLMIFSSQIIHLFYGETYQESVSILALLAPLIFFISVSTVLGVQGMLIIGMRKEFSQILWLGAILNTAIIFPLIGLAGADGAAISVLFTEALVAMLIVAKTKSIWRRS